Genomic DNA from Oncorhynchus clarkii lewisi isolate Uvic-CL-2024 chromosome 28, UVic_Ocla_1.0, whole genome shotgun sequence:
tgcacagtattgtttcttatcgatggtggttaagatatcgtttaggaccttgagcgtggctgaggtgcacccatgaccagctctgaaccagattgcatagcggagaagttatggtgggattcgaaatggtcggtaatctgtttgttgacttggctttcgaagaccttagaaatttgtaggggtccagattttgcagctctttcagaacatcagctgactggaattgggagaaggagaagtggagaagccttgggcgagttgctatggggggtgcagtgctgttgcccggggtaggggtagccaggtggaaaccatggccagccgtagaaaaatgcttatttaaattctcagttatagtggatttatcggtggtgacagtgtttcctatcctcagtgcagtgggcagctgggaggaggtgttcttattctccatgaactttacagtgtcccagagctttttttagtttgtgttgcaggaagctaatttctgcttgaaaaagctatccTTGGCTTTTCCAACTttctgtgtatattggtttctagcttccctgaaaagttgcatatcacgggggcttttcgatgctaatgcagaacgccataggatgtttttgtgttggttaagggcagtcaggtctggagagaaccaagggctatatctgttcctggttctaaatttcttgaatggggcatgcatatttaagatggtgaggaaggcatttttttttaaataaccaggcatcctctactgacgggatgagatcaatatccttccaggataccccggccaggtcgattagaaaggcctgctcgctgaagtgtttcagggagcgtttgacagtgatgagtggaggtcgtttgaccgctgacccattacggatgcaggcaatgaggcagtgatcgctgagatcttggttgaaaacagcagaggtgtatttagagggcatgttggttaggatgatatttatgagggtgcccgtgtttacggctttggggtggtagtATTACTATTTTAATAGTAAACTTACTATTAACATTACTATTAAAATAGTACTCACTTATAGGAATGGGTCATTGCTTACAAGTTGCTAGCTACTGTATCCTATAAAGCCATCACTGAAAACCACATATTTAATCTAACTTCTGTGGTTTGGTCACTTCCTGTTCTTCAACAAACTCTAGCTGGACTGAAGATGACGAAGTTTTGAAAAATTACAACTTTGCACAAGGGGGTGTTACAAGTCCAATGTGCTGTGGACGACCCCATTGAAATGAATTACATCCGGCGCAATGTAATGGAGTGCCTATGGTTAATGTGAATGAGGTATAACACCGGATGTCTCTGTCCAGCTCACAGACATCATCGTCAGCGAGGTGCTCCAGAGGGTGGACGGGACAGAGATTGGCTGCAGCTGACCAATCATGGACAGTGAGAAGAAGTTGATGCAGGCCACTGCACACGCTCATATCGAGCTGGGCTGCCCAGTCATCCTCCACCTGGGCTGGAACCCTGGCGCCCCACTGAGATAGTCTGCCTCCTGCAGGAGGCTGGAGAAGACATCAGCAAGACCGTCATGCCACACCTGGACAGGTGAGGGTTCTCAGGACCCAGACTGGACTGGATATGGAGGGGGTGACAGGACTTATGATATGGCTATGGCTAAGAGTTTTTCCTGGTCTGGAAAAACTATGGGCCCTACATGGGTTTATAATATGGTATAAACTATTATACTTATAAATCAAGCTTCTATATACCTGTTATGTTCAGCAAGGTAATAATGCTTATTGTGGAGTATTTTCATCTGCTGAAGACAACGGTACAGTAGCATCTGTGATGCGGGACTGTAAATTATTTATAGTGGGGGTTTTCTAACACAGAACCATATTTGACAATGGAGAGCTGTTGGAGTTTGCTAAAATGAGGAATAACCTGGAGTACAACCTGTTTGGAACAGAGATGCTGAACTATGCCTATAACCTGGAGTACAACCTGTTTGGAACAGAGATGCTGAACTATGCCTATAACCTGGAGTACAACCTGTTTGGAACAGAGATGCTGAACTATGCCTATAACCTGGAGTACAACCTGTTTGGAACAGAGATGCTGAACTATGCCTATAACCTGGAGTACAACCTGTTTGGAACAGAGATGCTGAACTATGCCTATAACCTGGAGTACAACCTGTTTGGAACAGAAATGCTGAACTATGCCTATAACCTGGAGTACAACCTGTTTGGAACAGAGATGTTGAACTATGCCTATAACCTGGAGTACAACCTGTTTGGAACAGAGATGCTGAACTATGCCTATAACCTGGAGTACAACCTGTTTGGAACAGAGATGCTGAACTATGCCTATAACCTGGAGTACAACCTGTTTGGAACAGAGATGCTGAACTATGCCTATAACCTGGAGTACAACCTGTTTGGAACAGAGATGCTGAACTATGCCTATAACCTGGAGTACAACCTGTTTGGAACAGAGATGCTGAACTATGCCTATAACCTGAGGTACAACCTGTTTGGAACAGAGATGCTGAACTATGCCTATAACCTGGAGTACAACCTGTTTGGAACAGAGATGCTGAACTATGTCTATAACCTGGAGTACAACCTGTTTGGAACAGAGATGCTGAACTATGCCTATAACCTGGAGTACAACCTATTTGGAACAGAGATGCTGAACTATGCCTATAACCTGGAGTACAACCTGTTTGGAACAGAGATGCTGAACTATGCCTATAACCTGGAGGTGGATATGCCCAGTGACAGCCAGAGAGTCAAACTGTGAGAACTCTTTATGTTGCTACCAAACTACCTACAGATTTAGGATCTTaatttaacactgtttcccacaGCATGAACATAATCCTGCaggaacaggaaatgtgaattattgtgtggattataatttatGGACATTTATGTAGAGGTTGATTCATGTTTAGTTAggacaaatcaagtctgaaagtTATAAATTGAAATTACTAACTTTAGAAGCATTTTAAAATCTCAACTACACTACAGGTTTGCATTTCCTGCAACtaaagggtgatcaaatgaagaccATACATCCTGCACTAGACAACCAACAGCCTAACAATGTCTATGTGGTTGTCTCTATCTACTTCACAATACTTTACAAAATGTAAACAGCAAAATAACACCCATGTATCTGTTTCGTTGTGTGTTCATGTGCGAGTGTGGACCTCCATCTCTCCAGTGTGGCGTTCCTGGTCCAGGAAGGTTATGAGGACAACATTGTCATCGCCCATGACATCCACACCAAGAACCGTCTCAACAAGTACGGAGGCCAGGACTACTCACACATCCTGAAGAACATTGTGGCCAAGATGCTGAGCAGAGTGATCAACCAGACCCAGGTGGACAAGGCCCTCATAGAAAACTCTAAACACTGGCTCACATTCAAATGAAGGATCAGAATCAGATCACCCAGACAGAGGAAGCCTGCTCCGTAGGCCTTTGTCTTTTGTATCAGCTATTGAACacagtaaaaaatgtttttatacgTTTGTTATTACTTGCAAATCACCAAACAAAATTGACGTCAGAAGTTGACACTTTTTATTATTGCTACTTCGCTGTGATGTACTGAATTGAAATGTATTATGGAGAAGTAAACATGGGAAAAAATTGAATTGTTGAACCTTCTGACAGCTGAGTGAGGAAATTATTCAATTTATTTCACATAAGAGCTATGACTGAATCAAAGCTTCAAGTAATGTTTGTAATTAATCATTAATACTGTAAGCAAAAAAACAAAACCATCTGCTTTGTAGAGTGATCCTCAATACTATAGCCTTAGTCGCACAAAAGGCCTAATTTCCATCCAAAATTCTCAGTTTGAAAAGAAATGGAAGACTAAATGTAAATGCGGCAGCAACACAGAAGCCCAATGTAATTTAAAAAGACAAAGCCACAATTTCTGTCCAATCAAACTCAAGGACATGGTCTGCACATGGTGCTTTACTTGTAAATATTGTGCTGATTAGTTTTATTGAAAGCAGTAACAGCTTTGTCAGTAGTAATGACATTTCACAAACAGTCTTTGATAAGTAGTAGCATTAATAAATGTGTATTCCCCATTTGATATTTTTGTATGGCTAATAAAGACTAGGGTACCAAAAGGGCACTGACAGAGCTAACTCTTTCAAAGTTTTCTTAATCAATATACTGGGCATTCAAAGCTTGTTAGATGAGTTGTTGTGATGTCACATGGTGGAGTGGCTATGGGAGGGAGCTGGTTGGACGGTAGGTCATCCTGAAGGACATGGTCTCTCCTTCTGGGAACAGGTGGCATCACAGAGTGACTTCACCACATgatcaatgacatcacagcagacaaTACATAACCATTATGTCACTTCAGGACAGTGTGTGATAGGATAAAAAAGTTAGGAAGTGCAGGTACAGTAGGAACGTCTCCTGTGTTCTGATACATCACCAAATGGAACATTCAGAGGAAAAATGTGACCACGGAATATTTTTCTATTTCCAATGCTCTGTTTAAATTATAATTTACTTTTTGATTTGTTGCTGTTTGTAGAACAGGAATACTGTGCAGAAATCATTAAAATAGTTGGATTTATTTTCTCTGATGGCATGTTTTTCTTCCAGATAATGTTTCCATATCAAAAACTTGCTGTAGGCCTAATCAATCTTAGTCAAGCACTGAGCACTTAATTCCTTCTTCAGAAAAAGTTGAATTGGACAGAAGGCATATATATACATTATGATCATGATAGCTATTTTACACTCATGCAGTAGTCTGATAAAACACTAGTAATGGTCAGAACAACACTGCAGTAAGTAACCCAACTAAAGTAAGAAGATGCAGACAGAAACACACCAATCATTACTTCCTGCAGTACACTTTTAATCACCTATATGCGTTGCCTATGTTTTCCTATTCCATAGACTCTAACATGAACTGAGATGCGTTACAAGACCATTTGAAACATTAATTAATTGACCCAATTGCAAAAGCAATGAAGCATTAACACCATTCCTGTTTAACCTGTTGTACATAATATGGGCTTATACACATGCAACTTTGACTCATCTCCTTCCATGTTTCCACGTTTGCAAGTTCATCACTGGGCATTGCATAATTGGGGTTTTACGCACGAAATGAAAGGTCTATTTAAGCGTGTTAATGTTCACTTCTGCGTCAagatccccctgtctctctgtaaccACATGTCTTCTAAACGACAGCGGTGTAGCCAATCCAAAGGAGAGAATAATAGCAGATGAAGGTGCAGTGAACAGCCTAGTAGAATATATGGTGTTCTGTTAATCGGCGTAGACAATGAATCCGGAGAAGGTgctgtacttgttgttgttgcccCCGTGCGCCTTGCCCCCGTCCAGCTTGATGTAGATCTCATCGCCGGGCTCGAGATGCAGGACAACACTGTTGCTGGCATAATCGTAGTTCTGATCGGCGTCTTGGGCGATAGCGCTCGCTCGCACCTGGAGAGCATTGTTATTAGTCACCAATCTTTCTGATACCATGTTTTTATTTATGTTCCGTTAACACAACAATCAATGCAGTATCATTTGGTCATGTTAGTGAACTGGAGTTTCAGTAATGAAAGGGGCGTAGAGCGGGAACTTCAACACCACTGACAGCGACGCTTTGATGAAAGCGGTGCGTAAAATTGTAGTCTAAGCTGTTTTATGTTTTGAATCCTAATCAACAGTTGCATATTATAGATGAGAAAGAAGTGTTATGTTTCAGTTTCATTTGATTGAACAAGTCAGTATATGTCTCACCTGGTTGTTCTTACAAAGATCAGCCCACATACTGGTGCCATCCCCGCCTCGCATCAGCACATGGTAAACGAAGAAGTAGATGCCCGGTATCGAGCAGGTGAATTTCCCCGTCGTAGGGTCGTAGTGGTTGCCAAGGTTGGTGACTACGTCGTCAAATTTCAGCACTTCGTAGCCCTCATGCTGTTTTTTCAGTCCGGCGTAGAACGCTATCTTTGGAAACGTGTTGTATGTGGCTGCGCTTATGGCACCTGTGGCTCCGGGCGTTCCGGGTAGTCCTGGTGGACCgggccctcctctctccccaggcgGGCCGGCAGGTCCGGGTGGTCCTGGCTCACCAAGAGGACCCCTAGGGCCAATTCTTCCTGTGCGTCCGGGCTCCCCTTTTGGACCTTGGATTAAGGTTGGTAGAGACTGGACCAAGCGGCTGTCTCTGATGGTATTGGCTTTGTCCGTGGCCGTGGACTTGGTCCCGTGGGGATCACACACCATCTGACAGGATCCGAGCATTTCGTAGCGCGCGGATATGCCGGCGGAGTTGACCAGCACCGGAATCAGGATAACCAACACTAGCACCATGACTACTCCACAAACACCTGTGGCGATCATCCGCGTCCTACCGGCCAACCTCCGAAGTGGACGGTCTTCCAGTCTGCTTCTGGACGAAATCTTGCCGGATGAGAGGGATTCTTGTTGCCGGTGCACTTTAACGATCAGAAAATAACGAATAAATGTGTGTGCGTAATCTATACAAGGCAGGCTATTGAAATGTTATCCCGCGTCCTTGTCTTGAAATGGTATTGATAAATTCAACTTTTACGCCCCACAAAGTCCATTATTTTTTCTCCTTTCCGCACTGGTATGGCTCAATAACATCACATTGGAGCCTTTCATTTGTATTAAACTAACACTCGCAATAGTTTATAGATGTAGCATCCACTTTCTGCCTACGCTTTTGCGCCAATTGGGATAAAGCATACACATACAAGTTCACCTGCCACCATGCTACGATGTCTTCGAGATGGTCACAGTGATTACCTTTTCGTGAATgtttggagaggggaggaggctaGCTCTGATATCAGATGGATGTTAAGGGAAAGGtactcaggggggggggggggggggggggggggctgcagtcTCATATTTGAATGTCCACTAACAGAGTCATGTTGTTTGTAGAATGGCCTTTCTGGATGGCCACAGAGGACATCGGCTGTACAATtggtacctggtcacacctcagGTCCCCCTGTGTCCAATTAATCATTCTGGAGGAAATCAATAAAGTCATAGAGACAGAGGGCATTGGGTGGGGGGTGGGTGTATGACCCCATATACATTGAAAGATGAAATGACAGGCTACCTCGGAATGATGACGCAATCAACTGAGAGACATTTAATTTTTTGAGGTTCAGATGTCAGATTCAGTCTTAGGGCGAGAGGTTAAACCGATGTCCTATCTCACCGTGGtaattaaagatcccatggcatgGAT
This window encodes:
- the LOC139387081 gene encoding complement C1q-like protein 3 is translated as MIATGVCGVVMVLVLVILIPVLVNSAGISARYEMLGSCQMVCDPHGTKSTATDKANTIRDSRLVQSLPTLIQGPKGEPGRTGRIGPRGPLGEPGPPGPAGPPGERGGPGPPGLPGTPGATGAISAATYNTFPKIAFYAGLKKQHEGYEVLKFDDVVTNLGNHYDPTTGKFTCSIPGIYFFVYHVLMRGGDGTSMWADLCKNNQVRASAIAQDADQNYDYASNSVVLHLEPGDEIYIKLDGGKAHGGNNNKYSTFSGFIVYAD